In Blastococcus saxobsidens DD2, the genomic stretch CGGCCGCGACCGCACGCTCGCCCGTCCGTGGCACCTCTCCCGCGACGTGCGGGGTGAGCAGCAGTCCCGGCGCTCGCCACAGCGGGTGCCCGGCGGGCAGCGGCTCGGGGTCGGTGACGTCGAGCGCCGCCCGCAGCCGACCCGAGGTCAGCTCCGTGACCAGGGCGTCGGTGTCCACGATCCGCCCGCGAGCGGCGTTGACCAGGAGCGCCCCGTCGGGCATCGCAGCCAGGAAGCGGGCGTCGACCATGCCGGCGGTCTCCGGCGTCAGGGGGACGATCAGGATCACGACGTCGGCGTGCGGGAGCAGCCCGGGCAGCTCGTCGGTGCCGCGCACGTCCCCGCGGGCGGTGCGGGCGACATAGATCGGCTCGACGTCGAACCCGGCCAGCATCCGGCCGATGGCGCGGCCGATGTCCCCGGCCCCGACCACCAGCACCCGCGCACCCACCAGCGACCGGTGCGTGGCGAACGACCAGCGTTCCGCGTCCTGCTCCCGGACGAAGAAGGGCAGCCCGCGCTGGGCGGCCAGCGTGGCGGCCACCGCCCACTCGGCGGTCGAGGGGGTGTGCGCGCCGCGGGCGTTGCAGAGGACGACGCCCTCGGGCAGTCGCCCCGCCAACCCCTCGACGCCGGCGCTGATCGACTGGACCAGCTGCAGCCGGGGCAGCGCCTCGAGCAGACCCTCCGGCGCGGTCCGCGTCGAGGGCACCCAGACCTGGGCCTGCGCAGCCTCCCCGTGGGGTAGCCCGTCCGCCGGCTTCCAGCGGTGCGCCCGCACCCGGGGCGACAGCGCCTCCACCGCCGCCTCCAGACGGCGGGAGGACAGCAGCACGTGCAGCGTCTCGTCCGCCGCAAGCTCCAGGGTGGTCACCGTGCCACGCTAGCGAGTGACTCGCCCCCATCCGCAGGTCACCCGCTTCCGGGCCGCCCGCGCGGAGCGCGGCCGGACAGGCGACCATTCGTGGGACGGCACACACGTGCGCACCGACCGGAAGGACTTCCCGTGGCGGGTGGACTCGTAGCCCTGCTCGACGACGTGGCGGTGCTGGCACGCGCCGCCGCGGCCTCGATCGACGACATCGGGGCCGCGGCCGGCCGGGCCAGCATGAAGGCCGCCGGCGTCGTCGTCGACGACACCGCGGTCACGCCGCAGTACGTGCACGGCCTCGCGGCCCAGCGGGAGCTGCCGATCATCCGGAAGATCGCCCTCGGCTCGCTGCGCAACAAGCTGCTGGTCATCCTGCCCGCGATCCTGCTGCTCAGTCAGTTCCTGCCGTGGCTGCTGACCCCGATCCTCATGCTCGGTGGCGCCTACCTCTGCTACGAGGGCGCGGAGAAGATCTGGCACAAGGTCAGCGGGCATGCCGAGTCCCATGCGTCGGTGGAGGACGCCCTCCCCGACGAGAAGACGATCGTGTCCGGGGCCGTGCGCACCGACTTCATCCTGTCGGCCGAGATCATGGTCATCAGCCTCAACGAGGTGGCCAGCGAGGCGTTCTGGTCCCGGGCGATCATCCTGCTCGTCGTCGCGATCGGCATCACCGTCCTGGTGTACGGCGTCGTCGGCGTCATCGTGAAGATGGACGACGTCGGGCTGAACCTCTCCCAGCGCGCCGGGAAGGGCGTGGCCGCATTCGGCCGCGGGCTGGTGAAGGGGATGCCCAAGCTGCTCGCCGGGCTCACCGTGGTCGGTACCGCGGCGATGCTGTGGGTCGGTGGCCACATCATCCTGGTCGGAAGTGACGAACTGGGCTTCCACCCGATCTACGAGTTCGTGCACCACCTGGAGGAAGCGGCGCACGACGCCACCGGGGCCTTCGGCGGCGTCATCGGCTGGCTGGTCAACACGCTGGGCAGCGCCGTCCTCGGACTGGTCGTCGGCG encodes the following:
- a CDS encoding 2-hydroxyacid dehydrogenase, producing the protein MTTLELAADETLHVLLSSRRLEAAVEALSPRVRAHRWKPADGLPHGEAAQAQVWVPSTRTAPEGLLEALPRLQLVQSISAGVEGLAGRLPEGVVLCNARGAHTPSTAEWAVAATLAAQRGLPFFVREQDAERWSFATHRSLVGARVLVVGAGDIGRAIGRMLAGFDVEPIYVARTARGDVRGTDELPGLLPHADVVILIVPLTPETAGMVDARFLAAMPDGALLVNAARGRIVDTDALVTELTSGRLRAALDVTDPEPLPAGHPLWRAPGLLLTPHVAGEVPRTGERAVAAVTAQIGRILAGEPLVDVVGAY
- a CDS encoding DUF808 domain-containing protein, producing the protein MAGGLVALLDDVAVLARAAAASIDDIGAAAGRASMKAAGVVVDDTAVTPQYVHGLAAQRELPIIRKIALGSLRNKLLVILPAILLLSQFLPWLLTPILMLGGAYLCYEGAEKIWHKVSGHAESHASVEDALPDEKTIVSGAVRTDFILSAEIMVISLNEVASEAFWSRAIILLVVAIGITVLVYGVVGVIVKMDDVGLNLSQRAGKGVAAFGRGLVKGMPKLLAGLTVVGTAAMLWVGGHIILVGSDELGFHPIYEFVHHLEEAAHDATGAFGGVIGWLVNTLGSAVLGLVVGAIIVAVMNPTVHRKKADAGSEAGAH